The Sphingorhabdus lutea genome segment GGTTCATCCTGTGCAGGGGTAATTTTCACCTGTACCTTATTTAACATTAAGGGATGACATAGGGGGATGAGGTCACTGGTCCGTTTTGCCGCCATAATGCCCGCCAATTCGGCAATGGAAATGACATCGCCCTTTTTCACGCGGCCAGAGGTGATTTTCGAAAATGCATCGCCCGACATCGAAATGCGCCCCTGCGCAATGGCCACACGCTGGCTTTGCTGTTTGGCCGAAATGTCCACCATTTGCGCGCGGCCATCCTCATCAAAATGGGTCAAAATATCGGCCATTATTTTTCCTTCAACCTCGGCATTAACTCGACCAAATTACAGGGGCGGTGGCGGCTGTCCAATTGCATGGAAATAACCTTGTCCCACCCATCCTTTACCGCGCCATTTGACCCGGGCAGGCAAAATATAAATGTGCCATTGATTATCCCCGCGACCGCGCGCGATTGCAAAGTGGACAGACCAACCGTGCCAAAGCTGACCTGATGGAAAATAACGCTAAACCCCTCAATCACCTTGTCCAATAATGGCCGCACCGCCTCTGGCGTCACATCACGTCCGGTCAATCCCGTACCGCCCGTTGAAATGACAACATCAATGTCGGGATTATTCGCCCAAATTTTCACCTGATCCTGAATTTGTTTAATATCATCGCGCACCAATGCGCGGCCACCCAATTTATGCCCTGCATCCAATATGCGGCTTTGCAATATATCGCCCGATGTATCCTCATCCAAATTGCGGCTGTCCGATACAGTTAAAATGGCAATATTGACCGGACGAAACACCCTATTTTCATCAATTCCATGCATAAATCACCCCTATATTATCATTTATTTCCACCGCGCGGCATCGGCATAATCCTGCACACGCGGTTCAATCCAAATATCACCCGAACGGCGTATTTCCTTTTTCCAAAATAATGCCCTTGTTTTTAGTCCGTCCATAATAAAATCAGCGGCGGCAAAGGCATCGCGCCGATGTTTGCTGGCAATGGCCACCAACACTATCGGCTCACCATATGCCATTTCACCAATGCGGTGGATGATTAAAATATCATCCAATCTCAAACGCAATTGGGCGGCAGATGCAATATCCTCGATTGATTTTTGGGTCAGGCGCGGATGATGTTCCAATTTTAATGAAATCAAATCATCATCGCATCCGTCATCGCATCCATCATCACGGCGCACCATCCCAACAAAATTACATATAGCGCCGCTGCCCAAATTTTGCTGCCGAAATGTTGATAAATAATGCTCTGGGTCAAAATTTTTGTCAAAAATGCTAATCATCTCACCCCCCGCTAACCGGCGGGATAAAGGCAAGAACATCCCCTTTATTAACGATATTATGCCCATCCACAAATATATCGTTCAAAATAAATTTAATGCTATTTTGGGTCAAAATTTCCCCCAATTTGGGGTTTTGCAATGTCAAAATTTCGATAATATCATCTATGGATAGCGGTAATATCTCATCACAAATAATATGGTCATTCACGCCCGCAATATCATTTAATTTGCCAAAATATTCAATTTGCATATCACCCACCCGTTACCGACATATGCCGTTTAATTTGGGCCATTTGATTGGGTTTTGTTATTGAAAAATCATGCCGCAATGGTTTTTCCCGCATGGCAATGGCAATTTGTTTGTCCAGCATTTCCTCACTGTTCTCGCCGCGCAATGCGCTGCGCAGGTCCACATAAATATCCTGTCCCAAACACATATAAACACGTCCGGTGCAGGTCACCCGAACCCGATTGCACCCGTCGCAAAAATTATGCGTTAATGGAGTTATAAAACCCAAAATTCCGCCCGTTTCATCAATTTTCACATAACGCGCCGGACCACCGGTTTTTTTGTCAATATTGCGCAATGTCCAATTTTTTTCCAAATTTTGCCGGACAAGTGACAGGGGCAAATATTGATCCAGCCGATCGTCCCTAATTTCGCCAAGTGGCATCACCTCAATTAACGAAATTTCCATATCATGATGGTGCGCCCATTTAATAATATCGGCAATTTCATCTGCATTGACATTTTTTAACGCGACCACATTTATCTTTACCTTTAACCCTGCCTTTTGAGCAGCAAAAATTCCATTTATCACCTGTGCTAAGCTGTCACGGCGGGTCAGTTTTTTGAATATTTCTGGCCGCAAACTATCCAATGAGACATTGATACGCCGGATTCCACTTTCATATAATATGGCCGCATATTTTGACAATAATGTGCCATTGGTGGTCAGGGTCAATTCATCAAATTCCCCCAATTTTAACTTTGCGCCCAATCGCTTTATCAATGTTAAAATATCCCGCCGGACCAGCGGCTCTCCGCCCGTAATGCGAATTTTCCGAATGCCCTTTGCGATAAATGCCTGTGCCAATTGCTCCAATTCTTCCAAAGTCAATAAATCGGACTTTGGCAGGAAAGTCATTTTTTCATCCATGCAATATGCGCATCGCAAATCACAGCGATCGGTCACCGATAAACGCAGATATTCTATATTTCGGCCAAAGCTATCTTGCATTTTTTTGCCAGAAAGCAATTGTGCCTTATTGGGGAGATGAATGTTCATTTTATTCCTAATCATGCCAAAATATCGGCATTTTCGAATTTATATTCCACATCCCTTATGTAACATTATAATAATAGTGCAACATAGTTTTTTTGCACTGCAGCAAATTATTATTTGCGTTAATAAGAAAACGCAGCAAATTATTATTTGCGTTAATAAAAAAGCGCAGCAAATTTATATTTTATTTGGCGTCTATTTAATGGCGGCCGCATCCTCCACATGCATTTCAACCTTTAACTGTGCGCCCCAATCATCAATTTTAAGCCGTCCGGCAAAATAATATTGCGTGTCTTTTCCCCCATGCAGCAATATTTGCCCCATATCCGATTCCGCCTGACGAAATGCCATCGCCTTAAATGATTTACCATCGCGTCCGGCAACAATCATCCGCAAATGATCCTTGCCAACCACATCGGCCTTTATAATCCGGACAGGGCCGGTGACTATGCGCGGGCCGGGCCAACCCATGCCATAGGGGCCGGCCTCCTCCATCGCATCCACCAATGGCGGGACAAGGCCGCCCGGCGCAAGCACAGCATCAATGAACAACCCGGATTCAGCACGGGCATCGGAGATTTTGCTGGCCAATTGCATGTCCAAATATTCGGCGAAAGCATCCACCATATCCGCCTTTATCGTCAATCCCGCCGCCATGGCATGTCCGCCACCGGCGACCAACAATCCCGCATCCCGCGCGGACATTATCGCCGCACCCAAATCCACGCCCGATATGGAACGGCCCGATCCCTTGCCCACGCCATCTTCATCCACGGCAATGACGATGCTGGGCTTACCCGATTTTTCCTTTATCCGCCCCGCGACAATGCCAATAACACCAGGATGCCATCCCCGCCCGACAAGGGTCAGGACGCTGCGATTATGTTGTTTTTCCAGCTCCGCCTCGGCCTCTTCCTGCACCATTGCCTCAATCGCGCGGCGTTCCTGATTATACCCATCCAACATGATGGCGATTTCGCGGGCCTCATCAGGGTCTGTGGTGGTCAATAACCTAACCCCCAAATCGCTTTCGCCCACACGCCCGCCAGCATTGATACGCGGGCCAAGCGCAAAGCCAAGGTCGGAACATATGGGCGCACGGTTCAGCCCGCTTACCTCTATTAAGGCGTTCAGCCCAATATTTTGCCGCCGCGCCATAATCTTTAAACCCTGTGCTACAAATGCACGGTTTAATCCCTGAAGCTTGGCAACATCGGCCACCGTGCCCAATGCCACAATATCCAATAAAGCCATTAAATTTGGCTCTTTTCGGCTCGTAAAAAATCCCTCACCCCGTAATTGGCGAATAATCGCCGCACCCAATAAAAATGCCATGCCCACGGCGGCCAAATGGCCAAATGAAGCCGCCTCATCATTTTCGTCCAGACGATTGGGATTGACCAATGCCGACGTAATGGGCAGCTGGGTCGAACATTTATGATGATCCACCACAATCACCTCTGCCCCCGCATCATGCGCGGCAGATAATGCCGCATGGGCCATTGCCCCGCAAT includes the following:
- the moaC gene encoding cyclic pyranopterin monophosphate synthase MoaC, which produces MADILTHFDEDGRAQMVDISAKQQSQRVAIAQGRISMSGDAFSKITSGRVKKGDVISIAELAGIMAAKRTSDLIPLCHPLMLNKVQVKITPAQDEPVLIIQSTVKISGQTGVEMEALTAVSIAALTIYDMVKAIDKSMIIGPIKLVHKSGGKSGDFNNDDEIEAI
- the moaB gene encoding molybdenum cofactor biosynthesis protein B; this translates as MHGIDENRVFRPVNIAILTVSDSRNLDEDTSGDILQSRILDAGHKLGGRALVRDDIKQIQDQVKIWANNPDIDVVISTGGTGLTGRDVTPEAVRPLLDKVIEGFSVIFHQVSFGTVGLSTLQSRAVAGIINGTFIFCLPGSNGAVKDGWDKVISMQLDSRHRPCNLVELMPRLKEK
- a CDS encoding molybdenum cofactor biosynthesis protein MoaE, with translation MISIFDKNFDPEHYLSTFRQQNLGSGAICNFVGMVRRDDGCDDGCDDDLISLKLEHHPRLTQKSIEDIASAAQLRLRLDDILIIHRIGEMAYGEPIVLVAIASKHRRDAFAAADFIMDGLKTRALFWKKEIRRSGDIWIEPRVQDYADAARWK
- a CDS encoding MoaD/ThiS family protein, coding for MQIEYFGKLNDIAGVNDHIICDEILPLSIDDIIEILTLQNPKLGEILTQNSIKFILNDIFVDGHNIVNKGDVLAFIPPVSGG
- the moaA gene encoding GTP 3',8-cyclase MoaA — translated: MNIHLPNKAQLLSGKKMQDSFGRNIEYLRLSVTDRCDLRCAYCMDEKMTFLPKSDLLTLEELEQLAQAFIAKGIRKIRITGGEPLVRRDILTLIKRLGAKLKLGEFDELTLTTNGTLLSKYAAILYESGIRRINVSLDSLRPEIFKKLTRRDSLAQVINGIFAAQKAGLKVKINVVALKNVNADEIADIIKWAHHHDMEISLIEVMPLGEIRDDRLDQYLPLSLVRQNLEKNWTLRNIDKKTGGPARYVKIDETGGILGFITPLTHNFCDGCNRVRVTCTGRVYMCLGQDIYVDLRSALRGENSEEMLDKQIAIAMREKPLRHDFSITKPNQMAQIKRHMSVTGG
- the recJ gene encoding single-stranded-DNA-specific exonuclease RecJ, with protein sequence MSFVLKIDQSLTGQKWLWRANGMNDRDAGFQPDDLVTQLLLSRGVPPEDLERHKKPTIREFMPNPSIFQDMDKAAARLAKAVKAQEKITIYGDYDVDGATSAAVLILLLRDLGLDAGYYIPDRLMEGYGPSAEALVELHEQGNSLIVTVDCGAMAHAALSAAHDAGAEVIVVDHHKCSTQLPITSALVNPNRLDENDEAASFGHLAAVGMAFLLGAAIIRQLRGEGFFTSRKEPNLMALLDIVALGTVADVAKLQGLNRAFVAQGLKIMARRQNIGLNALIEVSGLNRAPICSDLGFALGPRINAGGRVGESDLGVRLLTTTDPDEAREIAIMLDGYNQERRAIEAMVQEEAEAELEKQHNRSVLTLVGRGWHPGVIGIVAGRIKEKSGKPSIVIAVDEDGVGKGSGRSISGVDLGAAIMSARDAGLLVAGGGHAMAAGLTIKADMVDAFAEYLDMQLASKISDARAESGLFIDAVLAPGGLVPPLVDAMEEAGPYGMGWPGPRIVTGPVRIIKADVVGKDHLRMIVAGRDGKSFKAMAFRQAESDMGQILLHGGKDTQYYFAGRLKIDDWGAQLKVEMHVEDAAAIK